One window of the Planktothrix sp. FACHB-1365 genome contains the following:
- a CDS encoding carbohydrate ABC transporter permease: protein MKTAIEREKILVGFSWGLLLMGAGVVLLPLLVVLLTSFSTPNIVGETQLTVANYQQAWHRGKFLLAFANSTLVALGVTAFQVITSALAGYALARLQFPGRQTLLLLVLATLVIPFQLLVIPIFLVLKWGHLLNTYWALILPTAVNGFGIFLLRQYFLTIPVELEESAALDGANRWQILWQIMLPLAQPALVTLFLFTFIGEWNDLFKPLVFTTKPQLKTVQLVLAEFQEQYTSSWPLLMAAVVISSIPVIVLFLIGQKQFIRGIATTGIKN, encoded by the coding sequence ATGAAAACAGCAATTGAACGGGAAAAAATATTAGTTGGATTCAGTTGGGGTTTGTTGTTGATGGGGGCTGGGGTTGTATTATTACCCTTATTGGTGGTGTTGCTGACTTCCTTCTCAACTCCCAATATTGTTGGAGAAACTCAGTTGACCGTTGCTAACTATCAGCAAGCTTGGCATCGAGGGAAATTTCTTCTAGCCTTTGCCAATTCGACGTTAGTGGCGTTAGGAGTAACGGCATTTCAAGTCATCACCTCGGCTTTAGCCGGATACGCCTTAGCTCGATTACAGTTTCCTGGACGACAAACTCTATTATTGCTCGTTCTGGCAACCCTGGTGATTCCCTTTCAGTTATTAGTGATTCCGATTTTTTTAGTCTTGAAGTGGGGACATCTGCTCAATACCTATTGGGCTTTAATTTTACCAACGGCTGTAAACGGCTTTGGAATTTTCCTTTTGCGTCAATATTTCCTGACAATTCCCGTAGAGTTAGAAGAATCTGCGGCTTTAGATGGGGCTAATCGATGGCAGATTTTATGGCAAATCATGTTACCTTTAGCTCAACCTGCCCTAGTGACGTTATTTTTATTTACTTTTATTGGGGAATGGAATGATTTATTTAAACCTTTAGTATTTACCACAAAACCCCAATTAAAAACCGTGCAGTTAGTTTTAGCGGAATTTCAAGAACAATATACCAGCAGTTGGCCATTATTAATGGCGGCGGTTGTCATTTCTTCGATTCCTGTAATTGTATTATTTTTAATCGGTCAAAAACAATTTATTCGCGGAATTGCTACAACTGGAATTAAGAATTAA
- a CDS encoding Uma2 family endonuclease — protein MTTSTLFLPEQRTLLKQVSWKTFINLLTDLGDNRSARLYYDQGVLEIMTPLGEHENNNRFIECLIGVIADELNLNLKRFGSLTLKREERLKGAEPDSCYYLENEPLVRNQQNIDLASDPAPDLVLEIDITSSSLDKRPIYAAFGVPELWRYDGRKLEVFILDKTTQSYQQVTQSLHFPWLPLEIIPQYIRQSLIDGETATLKAFRSFVRQLMRS, from the coding sequence ATGACTACATCTACTTTATTTTTACCGGAACAACGCACCCTTTTAAAACAGGTAAGTTGGAAAACGTTTATCAATTTATTAACCGATTTAGGAGATAATCGTTCGGCTCGTTTATATTATGATCAGGGAGTATTAGAAATTATGACTCCATTAGGAGAACATGAAAATAATAATCGGTTTATTGAGTGTTTAATCGGAGTAATTGCAGATGAATTAAACTTGAATCTTAAACGATTTGGATCTTTAACATTAAAACGAGAAGAACGATTAAAAGGTGCAGAACCGGATTCTTGTTATTATTTAGAAAATGAACCGTTAGTTAGAAATCAACAGAATATTGATTTAGCATCAGACCCCGCCCCTGATTTAGTCTTAGAAATTGATATCACCAGCAGTTCTTTAGATAAACGACCGATTTATGCAGCCTTTGGAGTTCCTGAATTGTGGCGTTATGATGGCAGAAAACTAGAAGTTTTTATTTTAGATAAAACGACTCAATCTTATCAGCAAGTCACTCAAAGTTTACATTTTCCTTGGCTACCTTTAGAAATCATTCCTCAATATATTCGTCAAAGTTTAATCGATGGAGAAACTGCAACGTTAAAAGCGTTTAGAAGTTTTGTTAGACAGTTGATGCGTTCTTGA
- a CDS encoding nucleoside triphosphate pyrophosphohydrolase, which produces MRRDYNKLVRDRIPELIQKSGYQCDITTLSETEYRQALRDKILEEAQEVVQASDRELVYELADLLEVVEALMESYGIENERILLERDHKRAEKGGFEHKIKLLWTEAIA; this is translated from the coding sequence TTGCGTCGAGACTATAACAAATTAGTGCGTGATCGCATTCCCGAACTGATTCAAAAATCAGGGTATCAGTGTGATATTACCACATTATCGGAAACTGAATATCGTCAAGCTTTACGGGATAAAATTCTGGAAGAAGCTCAAGAAGTTGTCCAAGCTTCTGATCGAGAATTAGTTTATGAATTAGCAGATTTATTAGAAGTGGTAGAAGCTTTAATGGAAAGTTACGGAATTGAAAATGAACGGATTTTATTAGAACGAGATCATAAACGGGCCGAAAAAGGAGGCTTTGAACACAAAATTAAATTACTCTGGACAGAAGCCATCGCCTAA
- a CDS encoding CAAD domain-containing protein yields the protein MANSPRSRKSSDAKGNSSQSKKPKPTVNSTPAQASEAETGANSPLSPSSEPPVAETPVEESVTPAEPITDEAIVEQVLEELPPVEEPTPEPVAAEPPVVEEPTPEPVAEEPPVEEPTLEPITDQAIVEQVLEELPLVDEPTPEPIVEEPVAVEEPTPEPVVEEPVAVEEPTPEPVVEEPVAVEEPTPEPVAEEPVTTEAVVEQVIEELPPVIEPTPEPVTDQAIVEQVLEELPPIVEPELAEPQPQWVNTSATEVLFNAEPVTTPATKVEVVIDSPTSFSYDSVNQSLQPMKEEILAFLSQLPENLGGFFKEYKRPLTTVGLLIALLVTFKILTGLVEIINEIPLIKPTFETVGLGYSAWFIYRYLLKAETRKELSADFNTLKEEILGKKS from the coding sequence ATGGCAAATTCTCCCAGATCTCGCAAATCATCCGATGCTAAAGGCAATTCTTCCCAATCTAAAAAACCTAAGCCTACCGTGAATTCAACACCCGCCCAAGCATCTGAAGCAGAAACGGGAGCTAATTCCCCCCTATCCCCATCTTCAGAACCTCCGGTTGCTGAAACTCCCGTTGAGGAGTCTGTCACCCCAGCAGAACCCATCACGGATGAAGCAATTGTAGAGCAGGTGCTTGAAGAGTTACCCCCGGTGGAAGAACCGACACCGGAACCTGTAGCCGCCGAACCTCCGGTTGTGGAAGAACCGACACCGGAACCTGTAGCTGAGGAACCTCCGGTGGAAGAACCCACATTAGAACCGATAACTGATCAAGCGATAGTGGAACAGGTTCTCGAAGAGTTACCGCTTGTAGACGAACCCACACCGGAACCTATCGTTGAGGAACCTGTAGCAGTGGAAGAACCCACACCGGAACCTGTCGTTGAGGAGCCTGTAGCAGTGGAAGAACCCACACCGGAACCTGTCGTTGAGGAGCCTGTAGCAGTGGAAGAACCCACACCGGAACCTGTCGCTGAGGAACCTGTAACGACGGAAGCAGTCGTGGAACAGGTTATTGAAGAGTTACCTCCAGTCATTGAACCGACACCGGAACCTGTGACGGATCAAGCGATAGTGGAACAAGTTCTCGAAGAGTTGCCTCCTATCGTTGAACCCGAACTTGCTGAACCTCAACCCCAATGGGTTAATACTTCAGCAACGGAGGTTTTATTCAATGCTGAACCCGTGACAACCCCTGCCACTAAAGTTGAGGTGGTTATTGATTCTCCAACTTCATTCTCTTATGATTCTGTTAACCAATCCTTACAACCTATGAAAGAAGAAATTCTCGCGTTTTTATCTCAACTTCCCGAAAATTTAGGAGGTTTCTTTAAGGAATACAAGCGTCCTTTAACCACAGTGGGTTTATTAATTGCCCTCTTAGTTACCTTTAAAATTTTAACGGGATTAGTGGAAATTATTAATGAAATTCCTCTAATTAAACCCACGTTTGAAACCGTTGGTTTGGGATATTCAGCTTGGTTTATTTATCGTTATCTGTTGAAAGCAGAGACTCGCAAGGAACTCAGTGCCGATTTTAATACCCTCAAAGAAGAAATTCTGGGTAAAAAATCATAA
- a CDS encoding long-chain acyl-[acyl-carrier-protein] reductase has product MFGLIGHLTSLEHAQAVARDLGYPEYADQGLDFWCSAPPQIVDDIKVTSITGQIIEGKYVESCFLPEMLASRRIKSATRKIINAMAHAQKNGINITALGGFSSIIFENFNLEQIKEVRNIKLEFERFTTGNTHTAYIICRQVENEAAKLGIDLAKATVAVCGATGDIGSAVCRWLNRLTEAGELLLIARDKERLNALQEELGRGKIMGLEEALPQADIIVWVASMPKGVEIDPNTLKKPCLLIDGGYPKNLATKIQHPEIYILDGGIVEHSLDIDWKIMKIVNMKLPGRQLFACFAESMLLEFEKIYTNFSWGRNQITLEKMEHIGNVSVKHGFKPLALPL; this is encoded by the coding sequence ATGTTTGGTTTAATCGGTCATCTTACAAGCCTAGAACACGCCCAAGCCGTAGCCAGAGATTTAGGATATCCTGAATATGCTGACCAGGGGTTAGATTTTTGGTGTAGCGCCCCGCCTCAAATCGTTGATGATATCAAAGTCACGAGTATTACTGGCCAAATCATTGAAGGTAAATATGTGGAATCTTGCTTTTTACCGGAAATGTTAGCCAGCCGTCGGATTAAATCGGCGACTCGCAAAATTATTAATGCAATGGCTCATGCTCAAAAAAATGGCATTAATATCACGGCTTTAGGGGGATTTTCCTCGATTATTTTTGAAAATTTTAACTTAGAACAAATTAAGGAAGTTCGTAATATTAAGTTAGAGTTTGAACGGTTTACCACGGGAAATACCCACACTGCTTATATTATCTGTCGTCAGGTCGAAAATGAAGCCGCAAAGTTAGGGATTGATTTAGCCAAAGCAACCGTTGCGGTTTGTGGCGCGACGGGAGATATTGGTAGTGCGGTTTGTCGTTGGCTTAACCGTCTGACAGAAGCCGGAGAATTGTTATTAATTGCCCGTGATAAGGAACGCCTAAATGCTTTACAGGAAGAATTAGGACGGGGCAAAATTATGGGGTTAGAAGAAGCCTTACCTCAAGCTGATATTATTGTTTGGGTTGCCAGTATGCCCAAAGGGGTAGAAATTGACCCCAATACGTTGAAGAAACCTTGTTTACTCATTGACGGCGGCTATCCTAAGAATTTAGCCACAAAAATTCAACATCCTGAAATTTACATTTTAGATGGTGGAATTGTTGAACACTCCCTTGATATTGACTGGAAAATTATGAAAATTGTCAATATGAAGTTACCCGGTCGTCAACTGTTTGCCTGTTTTGCCGAATCAATGTTATTGGAATTTGAGAAAATTTACACCAATTTTTCTTGGGGTCGAAATCAAATTACCCTGGAAAAAATGGAACACATTGGCAATGTTTCTGTTAAACATGGATTTAAACCGTTAGCTTTACCTTTGTAA
- a CDS encoding DNA phosphorothioation-associated protein 4, with product MAVTRIRIAKDKAELVRSLTEIEGKTGPFQTYADVIAFAALLGKRRKKRIPVDGLSKRDPGPISMEVFISRGYDAMIKLVAIAETQNPKILSPFELEAEEQRALIFEEYANGGLEILREECRGTVDYSDRLLLILMAERDRPSQAEGEFDLSRFLG from the coding sequence ATGGCAGTAACCCGAATTAGAATTGCGAAAGATAAAGCAGAATTAGTGCGATCGCTGACAGAAATTGAAGGCAAAACCGGGCCGTTTCAAACCTACGCAGATGTTATTGCTTTTGCTGCATTATTAGGAAAACGGCGAAAAAAACGAATTCCCGTTGATGGACTTTCTAAACGTGATCCTGGGCCGATTTCAATGGAAGTTTTTATTTCTAGGGGATATGATGCTATGATTAAATTAGTAGCGATCGCCGAAACCCAAAACCCTAAAATTTTATCTCCCTTTGAACTCGAAGCCGAAGAACAACGAGCATTAATTTTTGAAGAATATGCCAATGGCGGGTTAGAAATATTACGAGAGGAATGTCGAGGGACTGTTGATTATTCAGATCGATTATTATTAATTTTAATGGCAGAACGCGATCGCCCCTCTCAAGCAGAAGGTGAATTTGATTTAAGTCGTTTCCTGGGTTAA
- a CDS encoding aldehyde oxygenase (deformylating) encodes MPQLEAIPAIDFQSETYKDAYSRINAIVIEGEQEAYDNYIKLGEMLPEHQENLARLAKMEMRHQKGFQSCGRNLAVTPDMEFAREFFSSLHQNFKDAAAEGKLVTCLLIQSLIIECFAIAAYNIYIPVADDFARKITEGVVKDEYLHLNFGEEWLKANFEASKGELEEANRQNLPIIWRMLNEVADDAHVLGMEKEALVEDFMIAYGEALSNIGFSTGDIMRMSVYGLTAA; translated from the coding sequence ATGCCACAGCTTGAAGCTATTCCAGCGATTGACTTCCAATCGGAAACCTATAAGGATGCTTACAGCCGGATTAATGCCATTGTGATTGAAGGGGAACAGGAAGCTTACGACAATTACATCAAGCTGGGTGAAATGTTACCAGAGCATCAAGAAAATTTAGCGCGTTTGGCTAAAATGGAAATGCGCCATCAGAAAGGGTTTCAATCCTGTGGTCGGAATTTAGCCGTGACACCGGACATGGAATTTGCTCGTGAGTTCTTTTCTTCCTTGCACCAAAATTTTAAGGATGCAGCCGCAGAAGGTAAACTGGTCACCTGCTTGCTGATTCAATCTTTAATTATTGAATGCTTTGCGATCGCAGCTTACAACATTTACATCCCCGTTGCCGATGATTTTGCCCGCAAAATTACCGAAGGGGTAGTTAAAGACGAGTATCTGCACCTCAACTTTGGGGAAGAATGGCTAAAAGCAAATTTTGAAGCCTCCAAAGGGGAACTGGAAGAAGCTAACCGCCAAAACCTTCCGATTATTTGGAGAATGCTCAACGAAGTAGCCGATGATGCTCACGTTCTGGGCATGGAAAAAGAAGCCTTAGTTGAAGATTTTATGATTGCTTATGGGGAAGCTCTAAGCAATATCGGATTTTCAACCGGCGATATTATGCGGATGTCCGTCTACGGTCTAACCGCTGCCTAA
- a CDS encoding Uma2 family endonuclease, with product MTIATLVLPEQRTLLKQVSWKTFINLLTDLGNNRSARLYYDQGVLEIMTPLGEHENNNRFIDDLIRAIADELNLNLKKMGSLTLKREEVLKGAEPDSCYYLENEPLVRNQQNIDLASDPPPDLVLEIDITSSSLDKRPIYAAFGVPELWRYNGRKLEVFILDKTTQSYQQVTQSLHFPWLPLEIIPQYIRQSLIDGETATLKAFRSFVRQFIPC from the coding sequence ATGACAATAGCAACATTAGTTCTACCCGAACAACGCACCCTGTTAAAACAGGTAAGTTGGAAAACGTTTATCAATTTATTAACCGATTTAGGAAATAATCGCTCGGCTCGGTTATATTATGATCAGGGAGTATTAGAAATTATGACCCCATTAGGAGAACATGAAAATAATAATCGGTTTATTGATGATTTAATTCGGGCTATAGCTGATGAATTAAACCTAAATCTTAAAAAAATGGGATCTTTAACCTTAAAACGAGAAGAAGTCTTAAAAGGTGCAGAACCGGATTCTTGTTATTATTTAGAAAATGAACCGTTAGTTAGAAATCAACAGAATATTGATTTAGCATCAGACCCCCCACCCGATTTAGTTTTAGAAATTGATATCACTAGCAGTTCTTTAGATAAACGTCCAATTTATGCAGCCTTTGGAGTTCCTGAACTGTGGCGTTATAATGGCAGAAAACTAGAAGTGTTTATTTTAGATAAAACGACTCAATCTTATCAGCAAGTCACTCAAAGTTTACATTTTCCTTGGCTACCTTTAGAAATCATTCCTCAATATATTCGTCAAAGTTTAATCGACGGAGAAACTGCAACGTTAAAAGCGTTTAGAAGTTTTGTTAGACAGTTCATTCCTTGTTAA
- the gltX gene encoding glutamate--tRNA ligase, producing the protein MTVRVRLAPSPTGNLHIGTARTAVFNWLFARNQGGTFVLRVEDTDLERSRPEYTENILTGLTWLGLTWDEGPFYQSDRLDLYRQAIQTLLEKGLAYRCYCTPEELDAMREAQKANNEAPRYDNRHRHLTPEQQAQFEAEGRQAVIRFKIDDDREISWTDLVRGKVTWKGSDLGGDMVIARASNQGEIGQPLYNFVVVVDDIDMKITQVIRGEDHISNTPKQILLYEALNAAIPEFGHTPLILNAEGRKLSKRDGVTSISDFKTMGYTPEALANYMTLLGWTPPDATQELFTLEEAAKHFSFERVNKAGAKFDWDKLNWINSQYLHKMPIPELTALLIPYWQEAGYQFDSNSDQPWLEQLTALIGPSLTTLKDAVEMSRLFFTQTLELDEEAKTQLQQEGAIAIVQAIQDKITQQRDQPLTSDAAKAMINSAMKETNVKKGLVMRSLRAALMGTMHGPDLIESWLLFHQKGIDLIRFQTVLQG; encoded by the coding sequence ATGACTGTTAGAGTTCGTCTTGCCCCAAGTCCAACCGGGAATTTACATATAGGAACGGCTAGAACTGCGGTATTTAACTGGTTATTTGCGCGTAACCAAGGCGGTACATTTGTTTTACGGGTTGAAGATACCGACTTAGAACGGTCTCGCCCCGAATATACTGAAAACATCCTCACGGGGTTAACTTGGTTAGGCTTAACCTGGGATGAAGGGCCATTTTATCAATCTGATCGTTTAGACTTATATCGTCAAGCCATCCAAACCTTATTAGAAAAAGGGTTAGCCTATCGTTGCTATTGTACCCCAGAAGAATTGGATGCCATGCGAGAAGCCCAAAAAGCTAATAACGAAGCGCCTCGCTATGATAACCGTCATCGCCATCTGACGCCCGAACAGCAAGCACAATTTGAAGCAGAAGGTCGTCAAGCGGTAATTCGCTTTAAAATTGATGATGATCGAGAAATTAGTTGGACAGATTTAGTTCGCGGAAAAGTCACTTGGAAAGGCAGTGATTTAGGCGGAGATATGGTGATTGCTAGGGCTTCTAATCAAGGTGAAATTGGGCAACCGCTTTATAATTTTGTCGTGGTTGTTGATGATATTGATATGAAAATTACCCAGGTGATTCGGGGTGAAGATCATATTTCTAATACCCCTAAACAAATTTTGCTTTATGAAGCGTTAAATGCAGCTATTCCTGAATTTGGTCATACACCATTAATTTTGAATGCTGAGGGACGTAAATTATCAAAACGGGATGGTGTTACCTCAATTTCTGATTTTAAAACAATGGGATATACCCCCGAAGCGTTAGCGAATTATATGACGTTATTGGGTTGGACTCCCCCCGATGCCACTCAAGAATTATTTACTTTAGAAGAAGCCGCAAAACACTTTAGTTTTGAACGGGTGAATAAAGCCGGAGCCAAATTTGATTGGGATAAATTGAATTGGATTAATAGCCAATATCTTCATAAAATGCCCATTCCCGAATTAACAGCTTTATTAATTCCCTATTGGCAAGAAGCGGGTTATCAATTTGACTCTAATTCAGATCAACCTTGGTTAGAACAGCTTACGGCATTAATTGGCCCTAGTTTAACGACCTTAAAAGATGCCGTTGAAATGAGTCGATTATTTTTCACCCAAACCCTAGAGTTAGACGAAGAAGCAAAAACGCAATTACAACAAGAAGGTGCGATCGCAATTGTGCAGGCAATTCAGGATAAAATAACCCAACAACGGGATCAACCCTTAACATCAGATGCTGCGAAAGCAATGATTAATAGTGCGATGAAAGAAACAAACGTCAAAAAGGGTTTAGTGATGCGATCGCTCAGAGCAGCTTTGATGGGAACAATGCACGGCCCAGATTTAATCGAATCTTGGTTATTGTTCCATCAAAAAGGGATTGATTTAATTCGTTTTCAAACTGTTTTACAGGGTTAA
- a CDS encoding class I SAM-dependent methyltransferase, producing MKPVYQYLSLIICSVAVFLGGYLLNVYPTLGLTSTQVAPVYEYRTLHSPDGIGKFYLGREIAQVMGHEGAGWLERPSRETSERPQQAIAALNLKPTDNVADIGAETGYFTFRISPLVPLGKVFAVDVQPEMLELINFVKTQENIQNLEPILGTIDHPNLPESTVDLAFMVDAYHEFQYPLEMMQGIVKALKPGGRVVLLEYRQENPFILIKGLHKMSEKQVKKEMEAVGLKWLETQSFLPQQHFLVFEKP from the coding sequence ATGAAACCTGTGTATCAATATTTATCCTTGATTATTTGTAGCGTTGCGGTGTTTTTGGGAGGATATTTACTCAACGTCTATCCCACCCTAGGGTTAACGTCTACTCAAGTTGCTCCTGTTTACGAATATCGCACCTTACACAGTCCTGATGGTATTGGTAAATTTTATTTAGGTCGGGAAATTGCTCAAGTCATGGGTCATGAAGGTGCAGGATGGTTAGAACGTCCCAGTCGAGAAACCTCTGAACGCCCTCAACAAGCGATCGCCGCTTTAAATTTAAAACCAACAGATAATGTGGCAGATATCGGCGCAGAAACCGGATATTTTACCTTTAGAATTAGTCCTTTAGTTCCCCTGGGAAAAGTGTTTGCAGTCGATGTACAACCGGAAATGTTAGAGTTAATTAATTTTGTCAAAACTCAGGAAAATATTCAAAATTTAGAACCGATATTAGGAACAATTGATCATCCGAATTTACCTGAATCTACTGTGGATTTAGCGTTCATGGTGGATGCTTATCATGAATTTCAATATCCCCTAGAAATGATGCAAGGAATTGTCAAAGCTTTAAAACCAGGTGGACGAGTGGTATTATTAGAATATCGCCAAGAAAACCCTTTTATTTTAATTAAAGGACTTCATAAAATGTCAGAAAAACAAGTTAAAAAAGAAATGGAAGCCGTCGGTTTAAAATGGCTAGAAACTCAATCTTTTTTACCTCAACAACATTTTTTAGTCTTTGAAAAACCTTAA
- a CDS encoding mechanosensitive ion channel family protein: protein MIQSNLFIWSIILTVGFPFLIIVLGEIIHRLKRRGKPLATTLQVVRNLVLPVLVFMLFMQYVLKLDPNSNLIKTVQTLLWIFVIHAALSLLNVILFEQAEADTWRARFPKLLIDLSRLFLILVGTAIALSSVWNADLAGLATALGVSSIVIALALQDTLGSIMSGIALLFERPFTVGDWLKVGDTVGQVIDINWRAVRLQTFDREMIVIPHKVISGETIHNFSQPLRLHAERIQIGFSYNDPPNLAKQVLKSTALSTQGILSEPEPQIFTLCYDDSSVTYEVKFFIENYSELEKIRDRFMTRIWYAAQRNNLKIPFPIRTLYHVRGSNSPAEDPSKKFAETLQSIPVFVPLKKEQTNLDNLSQGVMLHHFGTGEKVIQQGYPGNDLYIIISGKALLTTPDAWGTECEVLSLKAGEFFGEMALFSGEPSTVSVTAIEDLEVMIIPSTVVNQMIERQPSFAREIGQILEVRRKAIQVVKQSGF, encoded by the coding sequence ATGATTCAAAGTAATTTATTTATTTGGTCAATCATCCTTACTGTAGGGTTTCCTTTTTTAATCATCGTTTTAGGAGAAATAATTCATCGTCTTAAAAGACGGGGTAAACCTCTAGCAACAACGTTACAGGTAGTCAGAAATTTAGTCTTACCTGTGCTGGTGTTCATGCTGTTTATGCAGTATGTTCTTAAACTTGATCCTAATAGCAATTTAATCAAAACAGTTCAAACATTGTTATGGATTTTTGTGATTCATGCTGCACTTTCTTTACTGAATGTTATCTTGTTTGAACAAGCAGAAGCTGATACTTGGCGGGCGAGATTTCCTAAACTTCTGATTGATCTTTCTCGACTATTTTTGATTTTGGTAGGAACTGCGATCGCGTTATCAAGTGTTTGGAATGCGGATCTAGCAGGTTTAGCAACCGCATTGGGGGTGAGTTCCATCGTCATTGCTTTAGCCCTTCAAGATACATTAGGTAGTATTATGTCAGGAATTGCACTGTTATTTGAGCGTCCATTTACCGTTGGAGATTGGTTAAAAGTAGGAGATACGGTCGGACAAGTTATTGATATTAATTGGCGTGCAGTTCGCCTACAAACCTTTGATCGGGAAATGATTGTAATTCCCCATAAAGTGATTAGTGGAGAAACCATTCATAACTTTAGCCAACCCTTACGCCTTCATGCAGAACGGATTCAAATTGGATTTTCCTATAATGATCCACCCAATTTAGCCAAACAAGTTTTAAAAAGTACAGCCCTTTCAACTCAGGGAATTTTAAGCGAACCCGAACCGCAGATTTTTACCCTTTGTTATGATGATTCTAGTGTAACTTATGAAGTAAAATTTTTTATTGAAAACTATAGCGAATTGGAAAAAATTCGGGATCGATTTATGACTCGAATTTGGTATGCCGCCCAACGCAATAATTTAAAAATTCCTTTTCCAATTCGGACGTTATATCATGTTCGTGGCTCGAATTCTCCAGCAGAAGATCCCTCTAAAAAATTTGCTGAAACCCTACAATCAATTCCGGTATTTGTCCCCCTAAAAAAAGAACAAACTAACCTAGATAATCTGTCTCAAGGGGTTATGCTTCATCACTTTGGTACAGGAGAAAAAGTAATTCAGCAAGGCTATCCCGGTAATGATCTCTATATTATTATTTCAGGAAAAGCCCTTTTAACAACCCCGGATGCTTGGGGAACTGAATGCGAAGTATTGTCACTGAAAGCAGGAGAATTTTTTGGGGAAATGGCTCTTTTTTCGGGTGAACCTAGTACAGTTTCTGTAACGGCTATTGAAGATTTAGAAGTGATGATTATTCCTTCGACTGTTGTTAATCAAATGATTGAACGTCAACCGAGTTTTGCGCGTGAGATTGGTCAAATTTTAGAAGTTCGGAGAAAGGCAATTCAGGTAGTAAAACAGTCCGGTTTTTAA